GATCGGTCACGGCGCGTTCGGCGCGGTCGCGCTCTCGTTCGCGTTGGCCAAGGCGAGCGACGCGCCGATGGAAGCGTTCTTCCTCGCGATTCTCTGCAACGTAATGGTCTGCCTCGCGGTTTGGCTTTCACTGTCGGCGCGCTCGTTTACCGACAAGATGCTCTCCATCATGTTCCCGGTCGCGTTCTTTGTTGCCGCAGGCTTCGAACACTGTATCGCCGATATGTTCTTCGTGCCATTCGGCCTGATGATCGAGCAATGGGCACCGCAGTCGTTTTGGCTCGATCTAGGTCACGGAACCATCACGATTGAACCATTGATTCCGGTTCAGCACTTCCTAGGCAATCTCGCGGTGATCACCGCGGGAAACTGGATCGGTGGGGCGCTCTTGGTGGGCGCAGTTTACTGGTTCGTGTTCCGCTTCAGGCGCTCGCACTGATATCGCGAGGCTTCTCGGCGGCGGCGACTGAGCGTCCGGGCGATGCGCTGTCGGGGGCGTTCGTTTGAGCAGGCGAAGGCTGCCTCTGCCTCGATTCCACGTACAGCAAGAAGTTTGATAACTTTTTGACTGTATGGAGAAGCGGATGGCAGAAAAAGTGGTGCCGAGAAGGCAACGCACATAGGAATTCAAGCAAGAGGCCGTGCGCTTGTCGGAGAACGTTGGCCAGCATGAAACCACTCGTAGGCTGGGCGTGCCGGTGGCGACGCTGGGAAATGGGTGCCGTGTTCAGCGCAAAGGCAATGCGAAAGCGACAACGGGCGCGGCCAGTGCGCCGAGCACGGGTCGTCGACCGATCCGTGAACCGGAAGCGGAGAACAGCCGGCTGCGCAAGGAGCTCGCCAGTGCGAAGCTCGATATCGAGATATTTCAAAAAGCGACGGCATGCTTCGCGAAAGGGGCGCGGTGAGGTGCGCATGGATCGACGAACACCGCGACCAGTACAGCATCACCCGGCTATGCCAGATTCTGGGCGTTTCGCGTAGTGGATATTGCCAGTGGCGGGCTCGCTCGCCCAGCGTCAGAGCGCAGGCCAACGAGGCGCCGGACATCGAAGTGGCGGCCATCTACCGGGCGAGTCGCGGCAGCGATGGCCGTCCGCGCATCGTGCGGCAGTTGCGAGCTCAAAGCCGTCTTCGTGCGACACGATTCTGAATTGACCAGCCCCAATAATCAGGCTTGTTCAAGTGCATCCAGAACGAAGTCCGTGGTCATCGATGAACTAACACGCCAGCCGACAATGCGCCGAGCGAACACATCGATCACAAATGCGACATAGAGCCAGCCCTGCCACGGCTCGACGGTGCAACGTGCCACCGCAATACGCTCCCGGTTCAACTGCTTCCGCACTTTGTCCGCGCCATAAACCTGCATGTTGCCCGCATCACGCTTACGCTGTGCCGGCGTCGCGAAGTCCCGTATCGCCGAGCGCAGAGCGATCGTCAACCGGGATAGCCCCCATTTTAGACGCTGACGTCGCTTGGATGAACATTGGGATGCTGCCGGACAATCCGGTGTCGTTCGAGCGCGCGGGAACAGGGCTAACAGGCATGCCGCCGTTCAGGTGCTCCATGTCGCCAGGTTGAAGGTAGGCAACAATGAAATACGACATGGTTGTTTCAGTCACAGTGGACGGACCCACCCGCGGATTTTCCGGCCCATCAAGGCGTGACGGTCAAGCAAAGGCAGGCGTAGTACGATCGCAGGGCCGGAATGCACGAATCGAGCATGTGCACTTCAGCGGAATGCGCCAGCCTACATTCTCAACGAACTCGTATCGGGGTGCTGAATTTGTAGGACCAGTGAATGACGTCCGCGACATTGTGTGCGCCAAGCTTTTGCATCAGGCGCTGCCGGTAGCAGTCGACGGTTCTCGGACTGATGTTCAGCAGCGACGCAATCTCGCGCCTTCGCGCACCGTCGATGATCAGCTCCAGCACTTGTTTTTCTCGCCGCGTCAACTCGTCTGCGAATCCCGACGGCGCTCGGCTGTCGAGGATCGAAGAGATTTTCGCCTCGTCGAGAGAAGGGTCGATATAGATGCTGCCCGACAGCGCGCGCTCGACGGCGCGCACCATATCATCCGGTTGGCACCATTTCAACACGTAGCCCGACGCGCCATGGCGGATCGCATCTGCCGCGCGCGCTTCCGATTTCAGCGCGGTGAAGACGACGAATTTGACGTCCGGCAGTTCTCCCAAAATCCGCCTCATCTCTATCAGTGGGGCCGCTCCTGGCAGCATCAGGTCCATCAGCACGAGATCCGGCTTGGCGAGGCGGCAGCTATTGCCCGCCTTGGCCATATCCGATGTGCCGAGGACGTCAATGTTGGCAAACGCATTTCGGAGCACGATCTCGATGCCGTCTCGGGTAATCGGATGACTGTCCACGATGAGGGCTCTTTCACACTTTCTATTCACGACCATATTGAAATCCTGTAACTTCCGCAATCGAATCCTGTCACACGGATGCGCGTGCACCTCGCCACAACGCGACGCTCGATAGCGATTAAACGTTTACATCCCATCTCGGTTGGTCTGTCGACGGGATAAAGCACCACGCCCGCGCTTCCGGTGTCGAAATACAAGGTGCTGATGGGATACCTTTGGCATATTTCATCTCCGTTGCTCTGGAAGATCGCGGTCAGACTTTCTGCGCGGGGTGCGCGGTGCTTCGGTGCCTGGGCAATACGTCTAGGTACCGACTTGGACGGGCGAAGAGTATTTGATCAGCATGGCCACTCCCGCGCCGTTTCAAAATCCTGGCCGTCGCTACAGACTACGAACAGTTTCAACTCGAAAGACTGCGCCCGCTTTCAAAAATTCGCTGGCGCCCGGTCGGGATGCCCCTTCCTTTCGTGCAGGATCAAGATATCGGGCATCTTGCGGTTCGAGATCGTCAATTGTTTGCGACACCCAGGTGCATGCCAATCGCTCCTTCCAGCGTGTCAAACATTTCGGGATTCCGATCCATTTTTCAGCATCCTCTACGCATCACATTTCGTTTCGAGATCTTCGCGTCGCTCCGCTTCCCGTTGATGATGCCATGTGGGCGAGATCGGCCAGAATTATTTTCGTTTCAAGGTGGCCAGTTCGAATTTTCAATTGAAGCGCACAAAACGGGTATTGATGAATTCTGTCGTGCATATTCGTGTACGTCCAACTATCTCTTGTTGGCTGCCTTTTTTGTACTTTTCGAGAGGAAAACAGGTCAGCGCGATGTCTGCATTAGATCACCGATTGCGAATAGGAAAAATTCAAACAGGGAGGCTATTATCGGATATTTCGTCCAGCCAGGCGCGTATCGAATCGTGCTAAACAAGAAGATGAGATATATCGATGTGGTGAGGTGTTTGAGTAAGTCGAGTCTGGATGTGTCGGCGAACGCTGAACTGCCGCCCCAGTTTTTCGAAGCATGCGCTGGCGTGGACGTCGGCAGGAGCTACGTATCGCCATTTCAGATTCATTTCAATTATCAGCCATTTTCTCCAGATTTACTCAAATTCGACGACGTCGCCGTCATAAAAGAAAGTGTACCGTTGCAGGGCGTGAAAACGGATCTGACACTTTCTATTTGTGAAGGTGAGAATGCGCTCTCTGGTGTCTTTGGTTACTATGCTGGAATTTTTTGTGGGGAAGATGTAAGGATCCTGGCTTTCGATTATTTGAATATAATTGAAGAGATAATTTCCGACCCGGAAAAAATGGCGGTTGAATGAAGTTCTAGTGGCACATATAAGAGCGTGTAATTCTCGATAATGGTTAAGCCATCTGTAGGCTACGTGTCAGTCTAGGTCTTTGGGAGCTATGTCCTTTGTCAATCGGTAGAGCTGACTTGGGTTGGTAAGTGGTGCGGTCGCGCAGCAAGGCGAACAGGATGCCGCAGCGTCGTCGCGCCAGTACGATGAGTGCTTGGTTATGGCGCTTATCTTGCTGGATCTTGGGCGAGTAATAGACCCGTGAAACCGGATCTCGTAAGGCAGTGAAGGCAGAGAGGAAAGGCGCGCTTGATGCCGCGTCTGGATGGGGACGCGCCTCAGATAGACGAGCCTGAGCGTCGAGTGAACGAGGCAAGG
This genomic stretch from Burkholderia oklahomensis C6786 harbors:
- a CDS encoding LuxR C-terminal-related transcriptional regulator, whose translation is MVVNRKCERALIVDSHPITRDGIEIVLRNAFANIDVLGTSDMAKAGNSCRLAKPDLVLMDLMLPGAAPLIEMRRILGELPDVKFVVFTALKSEARAADAIRHGASGYVLKWCQPDDMVRAVERALSGSIYIDPSLDEAKISSILDSRAPSGFADELTRREKQVLELIIDGARRREIASLLNISPRTVDCYRQRLMQKLGAHNVADVIHWSYKFSTPIRVR
- a CDS encoding condensation domain-containing protein — its product is MPLPFVQDQDIGHLAVRDRQLFATPRCMPIAPSSVSNISGFRSIFQHPLRITFRFEIFASLRFPLMMPCGRDRPELFSFQGGQFEFSIEAHKTGIDEFCRAYSCTSNYLLLAAFFVLFERKTGQRDVCIRSPIANRKNSNREAIIGYFVQPGAYRIVLNKKMRYIDVVRCLSKSSLDVSANAELPPQFFEACAGVDVGRSYVSPFQIHFNYQPFSPDLLKFDDVAVIKESVPLQGVKTDLTLSICEGENALSGVFGYYAGIFCGEDVRILAFDYLNIIEEIISDPEKMAVE